From Streptomyces sp. Edi4, one genomic window encodes:
- a CDS encoding Rieske (2Fe-2S) protein, with amino-acid sequence MSVTDQTPAAPDPAADPAQAALHDRIAADSLTTRRDYLRIVTTVSGGLAVGGLAVAAGVLHRHGDGDGPPDAKQVARVLAPGESVAFRFPGEDDRAVAVRLKDGTLVGYSAVCTHLACGVLWREDRGAEGELYCPCHEGVFDARTGEVTAGPPPRPLPKVLLVEQDDGSVWAVATARSGESTKDAVCRQFADQRPDLAARLGCSAANARAAERSERT; translated from the coding sequence ATGAGCGTCACCGACCAGACCCCGGCCGCCCCCGACCCCGCCGCCGACCCGGCCCAGGCCGCCCTTCACGACCGGATCGCCGCCGACTCCCTCACCACCCGCCGCGACTACCTGCGCATCGTCACCACCGTCTCGGGCGGCCTTGCCGTCGGCGGCCTCGCCGTCGCCGCCGGCGTACTGCACCGGCACGGCGACGGCGACGGGCCGCCCGATGCCAAGCAGGTGGCGCGCGTCCTCGCCCCCGGCGAGTCCGTCGCCTTCCGCTTCCCCGGAGAGGACGACCGCGCGGTCGCCGTCCGCCTCAAGGACGGCACCCTGGTGGGTTACTCCGCCGTCTGTACGCATCTGGCCTGCGGCGTGCTGTGGCGCGAGGACCGGGGCGCCGAGGGTGAGTTGTACTGCCCCTGCCACGAAGGTGTCTTCGACGCCCGCACCGGAGAGGTGACGGCGGGACCTCCGCCGCGTCCGCTGCCCAAGGTGCTCCTGGTGGAGCAGGACGACGGAAGCGTCTGGGCGGTGGCCACGGCGCGATCCGGCGAGAGCACCAAGGACGCCGTCTGCCGGCAGTTCGCCGACCAGCGCCCCGACCTGGCGGCCCGCCTCGGCTGCTCCGCCGCGAACGCCCGGGCGGCCGAAAGGAGTGAGCGGACATGA
- a CDS encoding 4Fe-4S dicluster domain-containing protein, with protein sequence MMGRTIFIDPGRCIGCQACVSACRECDSHRGKSMIHLDYPDEGHSVASLPTVCMHCEDPVAPCAEVCPADAILVTADGVVQQADTTRCIGCANCVNACPFGVPKIDLQAKLQMKCNLCYDRTSYGLAPMCATVCPTGALFYGTVDELRAERPGVQVADSFTFGDVVVSTGVAMVVPADKVQWPVPGGLPIVEVNGRAVDQADSDRGGGRRAGGMDGTR encoded by the coding sequence ATGATGGGCAGAACGATCTTCATTGACCCGGGGCGCTGCATCGGCTGCCAGGCCTGCGTGTCCGCGTGCCGCGAGTGCGACTCGCACCGGGGCAAGTCCATGATCCATCTTGATTATCCCGACGAGGGTCACTCCGTCGCCTCCCTTCCCACGGTCTGCATGCACTGCGAGGACCCGGTCGCACCCTGCGCCGAGGTGTGTCCCGCCGACGCGATCCTGGTGACCGCGGACGGTGTGGTGCAGCAGGCCGACACCACCCGCTGCATCGGCTGCGCCAACTGCGTCAACGCCTGCCCCTTCGGCGTACCGAAGATCGACCTCCAGGCGAAGCTCCAGATGAAGTGCAACCTCTGCTACGACCGCACCTCCTACGGTCTGGCCCCCATGTGCGCCACGGTCTGCCCGACCGGCGCGCTCTTCTACGGCACCGTCGACGAACTGCGCGCCGAGCGCCCCGGGGTCCAGGTCGCCGACTCCTTCACGTTCGGCGATGTGGTCGTCTCCACCGGCGTGGCCATGGTCGTGCCCGCCGACAAGGTCCAGTGGCCGGTGCCCGGCGGCCTGCCGATCGTCGAGGTGAACGGAAGAGCCGTGGACCAAGCCGACTCCGACCGGGGCGGCGGGCGACGCGCGGGCGGGATGGACGGCACCCGATGA
- a CDS encoding molybdopterin oxidoreductase family protein: MSSRPLPLDPSIAPPGTRDFRDAGGIPADRWHADQNGETLVPTHCCFCGVQCGMYLRVDRAGKVFGVEPRNHDINRMRLCPKGINAYQQVNHPDRLTAPLMRRSRDEPFREVSWEEALDFTAAEVRRIQGAHGNDAFGLLGGASLFSEKTYLVGKFARVALKTRHVDYNGRLCMVSAAGANKLAFGIDRAGNPFSDILLTDCLLIAGSNVGECFPVMTQYLWGARDRGATLIVIDPRETAIARTADIHVALKPGTDAAFFNAVLHVVIEENLVDEEFVAAHTTGWDEVRAAVADCTPETAGDICGVPASQVVQVARAFAGAGRAMAWHARGIEHHSQGVENCLTVINLCAATGNLGRPGAGYGTITGQGNGQGGREHGQKSDLLPGGRSISNPEHRRQICEIWGIEETELPPAGTSMMEMVWQMQRHEIRGLIGICNNPFVSLPNYTTVKSGYDALEFHAQFDFFLSETAANAHVVLPVTTWAEDEGVMANAEARVVKHNKAQEPPAGVRTDTWVMCQLAQRLGAGAKFAYQGSRDVFEELRLASAGTVNDYYGITYERLEETGGIAWPCPSTDHPGTPRLFEDGRTAHPDGKIHMQVVEWHPPMDPYDEDHPMSLTTGRTVAHFLSGNQTRRLGALVEQTPRPWVEVHPSHGFRNGDPVRVVTRRGSEVFPALVTAAIRPDTVFIPYHWPVPTAANALTIDALDPRSKIPEYKVCACRIEAAERVDEVPAPPVAPGHVAYPAAQVSRTDPLPPTAPQGRGTAERS, encoded by the coding sequence GTGAGCAGCCGGCCCCTTCCGCTCGACCCCTCCATCGCACCGCCCGGCACCCGCGACTTCCGGGACGCCGGCGGCATCCCGGCCGACCGGTGGCACGCCGACCAGAACGGCGAAACCCTCGTACCGACCCACTGCTGCTTCTGCGGGGTGCAGTGCGGCATGTATCTGCGGGTGGACCGGGCGGGCAAGGTGTTCGGGGTGGAGCCGCGCAACCACGACATCAACCGGATGCGCCTGTGTCCCAAGGGCATCAACGCCTATCAGCAGGTCAACCACCCCGACCGGCTGACCGCCCCGCTCATGCGCCGCTCCCGCGACGAGCCGTTCCGCGAGGTCTCCTGGGAGGAAGCGCTCGACTTCACCGCCGCCGAGGTCCGCCGCATCCAGGGCGCCCACGGCAACGACGCGTTCGGGCTGCTCGGCGGGGCGAGCCTGTTCTCGGAGAAGACGTACCTGGTCGGCAAGTTCGCCCGGGTCGCGCTCAAGACGCGGCACGTCGACTACAACGGCCGACTGTGCATGGTCTCGGCGGCCGGCGCCAACAAGCTCGCCTTCGGCATCGACCGCGCCGGCAACCCCTTCTCCGACATCCTGCTCACCGACTGCCTCCTGATCGCCGGGTCCAACGTCGGGGAGTGCTTCCCCGTGATGACCCAGTACCTGTGGGGGGCCCGGGACCGAGGCGCCACCCTGATCGTGATCGACCCGCGCGAGACGGCCATCGCGCGCACCGCCGACATCCACGTCGCCCTCAAACCCGGCACCGACGCGGCCTTCTTCAACGCCGTACTGCACGTCGTGATCGAGGAAAACCTCGTCGACGAGGAGTTCGTCGCCGCGCACACCACCGGGTGGGACGAGGTGCGCGCCGCCGTCGCCGACTGCACGCCTGAGACGGCCGGTGACATCTGCGGGGTCCCCGCCTCGCAGGTCGTCCAGGTCGCCCGGGCCTTCGCGGGCGCGGGCCGGGCGATGGCCTGGCACGCGCGAGGCATCGAACACCATTCGCAGGGTGTCGAGAACTGCCTGACCGTCATCAACCTGTGCGCGGCCACCGGCAATCTCGGCAGACCCGGAGCGGGGTACGGCACCATCACCGGCCAGGGCAACGGGCAGGGCGGACGCGAGCACGGCCAGAAGTCCGACCTGCTGCCCGGCGGACGTTCCATCTCCAATCCCGAACACCGCCGCCAGATCTGTGAGATCTGGGGAATCGAGGAGACCGAACTCCCACCGGCGGGCACCTCGATGATGGAAATGGTCTGGCAGATGCAGCGCCACGAGATCCGCGGCCTGATCGGCATCTGCAACAACCCGTTCGTCTCCCTCCCCAACTACACGACGGTGAAATCCGGTTACGACGCCCTCGAGTTCCACGCTCAATTCGACTTCTTCCTCTCCGAGACCGCCGCCAACGCGCACGTGGTCCTCCCCGTGACCACCTGGGCCGAGGACGAGGGCGTGATGGCCAACGCCGAGGCCCGGGTGGTCAAGCACAACAAGGCCCAGGAGCCGCCCGCCGGGGTGCGCACCGACACGTGGGTGATGTGTCAGCTGGCCCAACGCCTGGGCGCGGGCGCCAAGTTCGCCTATCAGGGCTCCCGCGATGTCTTCGAGGAGCTGCGGCTCGCGTCGGCCGGAACGGTCAACGACTACTACGGCATCACCTATGAGCGGCTTGAGGAGACCGGCGGTATCGCCTGGCCCTGCCCCTCGACCGACCATCCCGGCACGCCCCGGCTGTTCGAGGACGGCAGGACCGCGCACCCCGACGGCAAGATCCATATGCAGGTCGTGGAGTGGCACCCGCCGATGGACCCGTACGACGAGGACCACCCGATGTCGCTGACCACGGGCCGCACCGTGGCGCACTTCCTGTCCGGCAACCAGACCCGCCGGCTCGGCGCGCTCGTCGAGCAGACGCCGCGCCCCTGGGTGGAGGTCCACCCCTCGCACGGCTTCCGCAACGGCGACCCGGTACGGGTGGTGACCCGGCGCGGCAGCGAGGTCTTCCCGGCCCTGGTCACCGCGGCCATCCGCCCCGACACCGTGTTCATCCCGTACCACTGGCCCGTCCCCACGGCCGCCAACGCGCTCACCATCGACGCCCTCGATCCGCGCTCGAAGATTCCCGAGTACAAGGTGTGTGCCTGCCGCATCGAGGCCGCCGAGCGGGTCGACGAGGTGCCAGCGCCACCGGTCGCGCCGGGGCACGTGGCGTATCCGGCGGCCCAGGTCTCGCGCACCGACCCCCTGCCTCCCACAGCTCCGCAGGGCCGTGGCACCGCGGAGAGGAGCTGA
- a CDS encoding MFS transporter, whose translation MSRTTPPGPATPRARAPRSVALRATLAGTVVSVLLVLAIVFGSRLLKDFDSALLPYAVATVFLAFGVAYRYTVWISSPGARRLFRQGWRSLFSAANFRKAPTALPRMIATYLGFQKFLGARSHARWAAHQLIFWGCLLAAAITFPLTWGWFTFTGDSGAGPGYEMRIWGFKILGFDSLSVPGWLMFHGLDIAAVLVIPGASYFLWRRMKDRGAITGQRFGYDLLPLIALIVISVTGLLLTFSSIFLHGGGYEFLAVLHMVSVVFTLIHIPFGKFFHIVQRPAGVGMQLFKYTSRQDERAFACKRCGEPIDTVAYVENLRGTMRDLSLDFDAWAAYCPRCKRVLRGSAYLSHVKKGFK comes from the coding sequence GTGTCGCGCACGACGCCACCGGGACCCGCGACGCCCCGCGCCCGCGCCCCCCGCTCCGTCGCGCTGCGGGCGACACTGGCCGGGACAGTCGTCTCCGTGCTGCTCGTGCTGGCCATCGTGTTCGGCAGCAGGCTGCTCAAGGACTTCGACTCCGCGCTCCTTCCCTACGCGGTCGCCACCGTGTTCCTGGCCTTCGGTGTCGCCTACCGCTACACCGTGTGGATCTCCTCTCCTGGCGCGCGCCGCCTCTTCCGGCAGGGGTGGCGCAGCCTGTTCTCGGCCGCCAATTTCCGCAAGGCGCCCACCGCCCTGCCGAGGATGATCGCCACCTACCTCGGCTTCCAGAAGTTCCTCGGCGCCCGCTCGCACGCCCGGTGGGCCGCGCACCAGTTGATCTTCTGGGGCTGCCTGCTGGCCGCCGCGATCACCTTCCCGCTGACCTGGGGCTGGTTCACCTTCACCGGGGACTCCGGCGCCGGCCCCGGATATGAGATGCGGATCTGGGGGTTCAAGATCCTCGGTTTCGACTCGCTGAGCGTGCCGGGCTGGCTGATGTTCCACGGCCTGGACATCGCCGCCGTCCTGGTGATCCCCGGCGCCTCGTACTTCCTGTGGCGCCGGATGAAGGACCGCGGAGCCATCACAGGACAGCGCTTCGGATATGACCTCCTGCCGCTGATCGCGCTGATCGTGATCTCCGTGACGGGGCTGCTGCTCACCTTCTCCTCGATCTTCCTGCACGGCGGGGGCTACGAGTTCCTGGCCGTCCTGCACATGGTGTCGGTGGTCTTCACGCTCATCCACATCCCCTTCGGCAAGTTCTTCCACATCGTGCAGCGGCCGGCCGGGGTCGGCATGCAGCTCTTCAAATACACCTCCCGTCAGGACGAGCGGGCCTTTGCGTGCAAGCGCTGCGGCGAGCCGATCGACACGGTCGCCTATGTCGAGAACCTGCGCGGCACCATGCGCGACCTGTCGCTCGACTTCGACGCCTGGGCCGCCTACTGCCCGCGCTGCAAGCGGGTACTGCGCGGTTCCGCCTACCTCAGCCACGTCAAGAAGGGCTTCAAGTGA
- a CDS encoding DUF1838 family protein, translating into MTTPAESLRQLARTRASLDGEEVTYWWSGDVYSWAPDEPYQRLFGFEGVNVARLVQDDDAAPDAYQLLTREAAFYLDPVTRKILDTWQDLPVTHIWNDPANQKWRPFPIPTTELGGQICFSLEIPLSYPSPLPVAQYPEHSAGDTYQALELFQFFADRVDLAGPAPSVPATMSWTRMSPWVPWMARGQRPGGLAYHCRGRKLASYAEVPERTRAHIADHHPEFAHAPEKWSEPNETSWTYFRKHNPPA; encoded by the coding sequence ATGACCACACCCGCCGAAAGCCTCCGCCAACTCGCCCGCACCCGCGCCTCCTTGGACGGCGAGGAAGTCACCTACTGGTGGTCGGGAGACGTGTACTCCTGGGCCCCGGACGAGCCCTACCAGCGCCTCTTCGGGTTCGAGGGCGTCAACGTCGCCCGGCTCGTCCAGGACGACGACGCCGCGCCGGACGCGTACCAACTGCTCACCCGCGAGGCCGCGTTCTATCTCGACCCCGTCACCCGCAAGATCCTCGACACCTGGCAGGACCTCCCCGTCACGCACATCTGGAACGACCCCGCCAACCAGAAGTGGCGTCCCTTCCCGATCCCGACCACGGAGCTCGGCGGCCAGATCTGCTTCAGTCTGGAGATCCCGCTCTCCTACCCCTCGCCGCTGCCGGTCGCGCAGTACCCCGAGCACTCGGCGGGGGACACCTACCAGGCGCTGGAACTGTTCCAGTTCTTCGCCGACCGCGTCGACTTGGCCGGCCCCGCGCCCAGCGTCCCCGCCACGATGTCGTGGACCCGCATGTCACCGTGGGTCCCCTGGATGGCCCGGGGCCAACGGCCCGGCGGGCTCGCCTACCACTGCCGCGGTCGCAAACTCGCCTCGTACGCCGAGGTCCCCGAACGCACCCGCGCCCACATCGCCGACCACCACCCCGAGTTCGCCCACGCACCCGAGAAGTGGAGCGAGCCGAACGAGACCAGCTGGACCTACTTCCGCAAGCACAACCCGCCGGCGTAG
- a CDS encoding low temperature requirement protein A has translation MPRMTARNRHEHHRASTPLELFFDLCFVVAVAQAGARLVHALAEGHVLAGLAGYATVFFAIWWAWMNFTWFASAYDTDDALYRVVTLVQITGVLILAAGVPRAFDAGDFTIAVVGYIVMRLALTSQWLRAALTSQEPDERQTCLRYAAGLVVCQLGWVGVLFVPDSTRTWLFPLLALAELSVPMIAERRHTTTWHPHHIAERYGLFTLIVLGETVSAATIAVQEALDEHDELGDLLPLAAGGLLIVFAAWWIYFAVPIHDHLTSNRRALVWGYGHYMVFASAAAIGAGMEVAIEQTVGKAHISSHAAASAVTVPAALFLLTVWLLHSRHFKRGAAQQLVLPVAALAIVACTFAGRAAVPLAGAVAALTVAVGWTLNRRRPEAPATP, from the coding sequence ATGCCACGCATGACCGCCCGCAACCGCCACGAACACCACCGCGCCTCGACCCCGCTGGAGCTGTTCTTCGACCTCTGCTTCGTCGTCGCCGTCGCCCAGGCCGGCGCCCGCCTGGTCCACGCCCTGGCCGAAGGCCACGTACTGGCGGGCCTCGCCGGATACGCCACGGTGTTCTTCGCCATCTGGTGGGCCTGGATGAACTTCACGTGGTTCGCCTCCGCGTACGACACGGACGACGCCCTGTACCGCGTGGTGACCCTCGTCCAGATCACCGGCGTACTCATCCTCGCGGCGGGCGTCCCGCGCGCTTTCGACGCCGGGGACTTCACGATCGCCGTCGTCGGCTACATCGTGATGCGGCTCGCGCTGACAAGCCAGTGGCTGCGCGCCGCGCTGACCAGCCAGGAACCGGACGAACGCCAGACGTGCCTGCGCTACGCCGCCGGCCTCGTGGTGTGCCAGCTCGGCTGGGTCGGCGTGCTGTTCGTACCGGACTCCACCCGCACCTGGCTCTTTCCGCTGCTCGCCCTCGCCGAACTGAGCGTCCCGATGATCGCCGAACGCCGGCACACCACGACCTGGCATCCACACCACATCGCCGAACGGTACGGCCTGTTCACGCTGATCGTGCTCGGCGAGACGGTGTCGGCGGCCACCATCGCCGTACAGGAAGCCCTCGACGAGCACGACGAGCTCGGTGATCTACTGCCGCTCGCGGCGGGCGGTCTGCTCATCGTGTTCGCCGCGTGGTGGATCTACTTCGCGGTACCCATCCACGACCATCTGACGTCCAACCGGCGGGCCCTGGTGTGGGGTTACGGCCACTACATGGTGTTCGCCTCGGCCGCGGCGATCGGCGCGGGCATGGAGGTCGCGATCGAGCAGACCGTCGGCAAGGCCCACATCTCCTCGCACGCGGCCGCCTCCGCCGTGACGGTTCCGGCGGCCCTGTTCCTGCTGACGGTATGGCTCCTGCACTCCCGCCACTTCAAGCGGGGCGCCGCTCAGCAATTGGTGCTGCCAGTGGCCGCGTTGGCGATCGTGGCCTGCACGTTCGCGGGGCGCGCAGCGGTGCCACTGGCCGGCGCGGTGGCCGCGCTGACGGTGGCGGTCGGCTGGACCCTCAACCGCCGCCGCCCCGAAGCCCCGGCCACGCCGTGA
- a CDS encoding histidine phosphatase family protein → MGELIVIRHGQTEWSLTGQHAGRTDVPLTGAGEAAARALAPRLAARGLVAVFSSPLSRATRTAELAGLTGAEPDPDLLEWDYGGYEGLSADQIRATRPGWDLWRDGVIPGDADHPGEQLAQVAARTDAVLDRVRPLLGEGDVAVVAHGHLARVLTVRWLGLPPSASRLLGHPHPGTLSFLATEDDQPVIAAWNVP, encoded by the coding sequence ATGGGTGAACTCATAGTGATCAGGCACGGCCAGACCGAGTGGAGCCTGACCGGGCAGCACGCCGGACGCACCGACGTCCCCCTGACCGGGGCGGGCGAGGCGGCGGCCCGCGCCCTCGCTCCCCGGCTGGCGGCCCGTGGCCTGGTCGCCGTGTTCAGCAGCCCGCTGAGCCGGGCCACGCGGACGGCCGAGCTGGCCGGCCTGACCGGCGCCGAACCCGACCCCGATCTGCTGGAGTGGGACTACGGCGGCTACGAAGGCCTGTCCGCCGACCAGATCCGCGCGACGCGCCCGGGCTGGGACCTGTGGCGCGACGGCGTGATCCCCGGCGACGCGGACCACCCCGGCGAACAGCTCGCGCAGGTGGCGGCGCGCACGGACGCGGTGCTCGACCGCGTCCGGCCCCTCCTGGGCGAGGGCGACGTGGCCGTCGTCGCGCACGGCCACCTGGCGCGCGTCCTCACCGTGCGCTGGCTCGGCCTGCCCCCGTCCGCGAGCCGCCTCCTGGGCCACCCGCATCCGGGGACGCTCAGCTTCCTCGCGACGGAGGACGACCAGCCGGTCATCGCCGCCTGGAACGTTCCGTAG
- a CDS encoding Scr1 family TA system antitoxin-like transcriptional regulator encodes MPNTRPEPELSPAWFLGQEVLRLRRALGWPQAKLAEKAHMAVSRIGQIENATIPATLDNARDLDAALGTDGILERLMVLVDNRPAVPDWLALYIDLESRAVSYSEYAPMHVPGLLQTPDYARTVLTAGLIRKPSPTGGVDAQLATRLQRQEIIQRAASPALWFILEESLLRRPVGGPLLMAEQLGHLAAMADHPAVHIQVLPETIGAHPALGGSLILLALPDRANVAYLEGSSIGQLFEEPTKVARFGLVYDYLQALALTPSESVAMIRLAQEDMTKMSRTQPHDVTGADFRKSTHSNNEGACVEVATNLPGIIPVRDSKHGSRGGPTLTTTPAAWATFVAGFKG; translated from the coding sequence GTGCCGAACACCCGGCCTGAACCGGAGCTCTCCCCAGCGTGGTTTCTGGGGCAGGAAGTCCTGCGGCTGCGCCGCGCTCTGGGCTGGCCGCAGGCCAAGTTGGCGGAGAAGGCCCATATGGCGGTGTCCCGGATCGGGCAGATCGAGAACGCGACGATTCCCGCGACCCTCGACAACGCCAGAGACCTCGACGCGGCGCTGGGGACGGACGGGATCCTGGAACGCCTGATGGTCCTGGTGGACAACCGTCCCGCCGTTCCGGATTGGCTGGCCCTGTACATCGACCTCGAAAGCCGGGCCGTCAGCTACAGCGAGTACGCCCCTATGCACGTGCCCGGCTTGTTGCAGACCCCCGACTACGCCCGCACTGTCCTGACGGCAGGACTCATCCGCAAGCCCTCACCGACTGGCGGCGTGGATGCTCAGCTGGCCACTCGCCTACAGCGGCAGGAGATCATCCAACGCGCCGCGTCACCCGCCCTCTGGTTCATCCTGGAGGAGTCTTTGCTGCGCCGCCCCGTTGGCGGGCCGCTCCTCATGGCGGAGCAACTCGGCCATCTCGCGGCAATGGCAGACCACCCCGCAGTGCATATTCAAGTGCTCCCGGAGACCATCGGGGCGCATCCCGCTCTGGGAGGTTCGCTGATTCTGCTGGCGTTGCCCGATCGCGCGAACGTGGCCTACCTGGAGGGCAGTTCTATCGGCCAGCTCTTTGAGGAACCAACCAAAGTCGCCCGATTCGGGCTGGTCTACGATTACCTGCAAGCACTTGCTCTTACACCCAGTGAGTCGGTGGCGATGATCCGACTTGCACAGGAGGACATGACCAAGATGAGCAGGACGCAGCCGCACGATGTGACCGGAGCCGACTTCCGGAAGTCCACCCACAGCAACAACGAAGGCGCTTGCGTCGAGGTGGCCACGAACCTCCCTGGCATCATCCCGGTCCGCGACAGCAAACACGGCTCCCGAGGCGGCCCCACTCTGACCACCACCCCGGCCGCTTGGGCGACGTTCGTAGCCGGGTTCAAGGGCTAG
- a CDS encoding P1 family peptidase yields the protein MDTPRDSLTDVPGFRVGHAVVGGPGALSGTTVVLAPPGGAVAAVAVRGGGPGTRETDALDPENVVERIDAVVLTGGSAYGLDAVGGVVAWLEEQGRGVRVGPEPYQVVPVVPAACLFDLGRGGDWRARPDASVGRAAAEAAGSAGREVAEGNVGAGAGAVVGGIKGGVGTASVRLASGVTVAALAVVNAVGSPIDPHTGILYGEYGTGPLQPPSDVTHLAAQARIAQARERMGLPPLNTTLAVVATDAPLSRPQARKLAGTSHDGLARAIRPVHLMHDGDTVFALATGTHGADGGAAPGPLSPAELNHVLAAGADVVARAIVRGVRAATSIEGPGGTFPSYRDLYGS from the coding sequence ATGGACACCCCCCGCGACTCCCTCACCGACGTCCCCGGGTTCCGCGTCGGCCACGCGGTCGTGGGCGGGCCCGGGGCTCTGAGCGGGACCACCGTCGTCCTCGCCCCGCCGGGTGGTGCCGTGGCCGCCGTCGCGGTGCGCGGGGGCGGGCCCGGCACGCGGGAGACCGACGCGCTCGACCCGGAGAACGTCGTCGAGCGGATCGACGCCGTGGTCCTGACCGGCGGCAGCGCGTACGGGCTCGACGCCGTGGGCGGGGTCGTGGCGTGGCTGGAGGAGCAGGGGCGCGGGGTGCGGGTGGGCCCCGAGCCGTACCAGGTGGTCCCGGTCGTGCCCGCGGCCTGTCTGTTCGACCTGGGGCGCGGCGGCGACTGGCGGGCCCGGCCCGACGCGTCGGTGGGCCGGGCGGCCGCAGAGGCGGCCGGGAGCGCCGGGCGTGAGGTCGCCGAGGGCAATGTGGGGGCAGGGGCCGGGGCGGTGGTCGGGGGGATCAAGGGCGGGGTCGGCACCGCCAGTGTCCGGCTCGCCTCGGGGGTCACCGTCGCCGCGCTGGCCGTCGTGAACGCCGTCGGCTCGCCCATCGACCCGCACACCGGGATCCTGTACGGGGAGTACGGGACCGGGCCGCTCCAACCGCCTTCCGACGTAACCCACTTGGCGGCCCAGGCGCGGATCGCCCAGGCCCGGGAGCGGATGGGGCTTCCGCCGCTCAACACCACGCTGGCCGTCGTGGCCACCGACGCCCCGCTCAGCCGGCCGCAGGCCCGCAAGCTCGCCGGGACCTCGCACGACGGGCTGGCCCGCGCGATCCGCCCCGTCCACCTGATGCACGACGGCGACACCGTGTTCGCCCTGGCGACCGGGACGCACGGTGCGGACGGCGGCGCCGCGCCCGGCCCGCTGAGCCCGGCGGAGTTGAACCACGTCCTGGCCGCCGGGGCGGACGTCGTGGCGCGGGCCATCGTCCGGGGGGTGCGGGCCGCGACAAGCATCGAAGGACCCGGGGGGACATTCCCCTCTTATAGGGATCTGTACGGGAGTTGA
- a CDS encoding Ig-like domain-containing protein: MEQPVTPPASDNAAHPQQYGTARPSRGQARRRVRLIAGAAGLLVGALALTACGGDAKANDDGKNGKGSDAAAAKDASTLKITISAKDGSANASINDVAVKAEGGKLSDVTMTEAQGGKAVPGQLAADGLSWKPTGKVERGTQYKITANGKDDKGRAATENSQFTTVSAKDSFIGTYTPDDGSTVGVGMPVSFTFDKPITNKKDVLSHITVASSSGQQVVGHWFNSQRLDFRPEDYWKAGSKVTMKIDLDKVEGAKGVYGVQKKDVSFTIGRNQVSTVDVKTQEMTVQQDGKTIKTIPVSTGSAEHPTYNGQMVISEKFTQTRMNGDSVGFGGEYDIKDVPHAMRLSSSGTFMHGNYWYKGDPFGNDGTSHGCVGMKDVQGAGGDTPAKWMFDHSLVGDVVVVKGSPDKTIAPDNGLNGWNLPWSQWTADSAS; encoded by the coding sequence ATGGAGCAGCCCGTGACACCGCCGGCGTCGGACAACGCAGCGCACCCTCAGCAGTACGGCACCGCGCGCCCCTCGCGTGGGCAGGCCCGGCGCCGCGTCCGGCTGATCGCGGGTGCCGCCGGACTTCTGGTCGGCGCGCTCGCGCTGACCGCCTGCGGCGGGGACGCCAAGGCCAACGACGACGGCAAGAACGGCAAGGGCTCGGACGCCGCGGCCGCCAAGGACGCCTCCACGCTGAAGATCACCATCTCCGCGAAGGACGGCTCCGCCAACGCCTCCATCAACGACGTCGCCGTCAAGGCGGAGGGCGGCAAGCTCTCCGACGTGACGATGACCGAGGCGCAGGGCGGCAAGGCCGTGCCCGGCCAGCTCGCGGCCGACGGTCTGTCCTGGAAGCCGACCGGCAAGGTCGAGCGCGGCACCCAGTACAAGATCACCGCGAACGGCAAGGACGACAAGGGCCGGGCCGCGACGGAGAACTCCCAGTTCACCACCGTGTCGGCCAAGGACAGCTTCATCGGCACCTACACCCCCGATGACGGCTCCACGGTGGGCGTCGGCATGCCGGTCTCCTTCACCTTCGACAAGCCGATCACCAACAAGAAGGACGTCCTCTCCCACATCACCGTCGCCAGCAGCAGCGGGCAGCAGGTCGTCGGGCACTGGTTCAACTCCCAGCGTCTCGACTTCCGCCCCGAGGACTACTGGAAGGCCGGGTCCAAGGTGACGATGAAGATTGACCTGGACAAGGTCGAGGGCGCCAAGGGCGTCTACGGCGTCCAGAAGAAGGACGTCAGCTTCACCATCGGCCGCAACCAGGTCTCCACGGTGGACGTGAAGACGCAGGAGATGACCGTCCAGCAGGACGGCAAGACCATCAAGACGATCCCCGTCTCCACCGGCAGCGCCGAACACCCCACCTACAACGGGCAGATGGTGATATCGGAGAAGTTCACGCAGACCCGCATGAACGGCGACAGCGTGGGCTTCGGCGGTGAGTACGACATCAAGGACGTGCCGCACGCGATGCGCCTGTCCAGCTCCGGCACCTTCATGCACGGCAACTACTGGTACAAGGGCGACCCCTTCGGCAATGACGGCACCAGCCACGGCTGCGTCGGCATGAAGGACGTCCAGGGCGCCGGCGGCGACACTCCGGCCAAGTGGATGTTCGACCACAGCCTCGTCGGTGACGTCGTCGTGGTGAAGGGCTCGCCCGACAAGACCATCGCCCCGGACAACGGCCTCAACGGCTGGAACCTGCCCTGGTCCCAGTGGACGGCGGACAGCGCCTCCTGA